A portion of the Mycobacterium paraseoulense genome contains these proteins:
- a CDS encoding N-acyl-D-amino-acid deacylase family protein, which yields MLDLKIIGGTVVDGTGAERYRADIGIKDGKIVDVVRRGADDGGLEMAGAAETIDATGRVVAPGFVDIHTHYDGQVSWDSLLEPSSGHGVTTIVTGNCGVGFAPVRPGTEQWLIELMEGVEDIPGTALTEGIEWGWETYPEYLDAIGKHKFAIDVGSQVAHGAIRAYAMGERGARNEPATPDDIEAMGRLVREAIEAGALGFSTSRTMGHRAMDGEPVPGTYAAEDELFGLGRAMAAGGQAVFELAPQGSAGEDIVAPKKELDWMRRLSGEIDRPVSFALIQVDADPNLWREMLDLSADAHAEGARLYPQVAARPFGMMIGFQGHHGFSHRPTYRRLAAECEREELAQRLADPAVKAAILADDDLPADPTLLFDGMFALVQHSLKRLYALGDPPDYEPTPDRTVAAIAEARGEDPLSTLYDLMLERDATAMLMLPLFNYAEGNCDAIREMLLHPAGVLGLSDGGAHCGMICDASYPTFLLTHWARDRRRGEKLSLEYVIRKQSRDTAHLFGLTDRGTIEPGKKADLNVIDLDALTLHPAAMAFDLPAGGNRILQGASGYAATVVSGTVTRRDDVDTGARPGRLVRGAR from the coding sequence GTGTTGGACCTGAAGATCATTGGTGGCACCGTCGTCGACGGCACCGGCGCGGAGCGCTATCGCGCCGACATCGGCATCAAGGACGGCAAGATCGTCGACGTCGTGCGCCGCGGCGCCGACGACGGCGGCCTGGAAATGGCCGGGGCCGCCGAAACCATCGACGCCACAGGGCGTGTGGTGGCCCCCGGCTTCGTCGACATCCACACCCACTACGACGGTCAGGTGAGCTGGGACAGCCTGCTCGAGCCGTCCAGCGGTCACGGCGTCACGACGATCGTCACCGGCAACTGCGGCGTCGGTTTTGCGCCGGTGCGGCCCGGCACCGAGCAGTGGCTGATCGAATTGATGGAGGGCGTGGAAGACATCCCCGGCACCGCGCTGACCGAGGGCATCGAATGGGGCTGGGAGACCTACCCCGAGTACCTCGACGCGATAGGCAAGCACAAGTTCGCGATCGACGTCGGCAGCCAGGTCGCCCACGGCGCCATCCGCGCCTACGCGATGGGCGAGCGGGGCGCCCGGAACGAGCCGGCGACGCCTGACGACATCGAGGCGATGGGCCGGCTGGTTCGCGAGGCGATCGAAGCCGGCGCGCTCGGCTTTTCGACATCGCGCACGATGGGCCACCGCGCGATGGACGGCGAGCCGGTTCCCGGCACCTACGCGGCCGAGGATGAGCTGTTCGGCCTCGGGCGGGCCATGGCCGCCGGCGGCCAGGCGGTGTTCGAGCTCGCCCCGCAGGGCTCCGCCGGCGAGGACATCGTCGCGCCCAAGAAGGAACTGGACTGGATGCGCCGGTTGAGCGGCGAGATCGATCGGCCGGTTTCCTTTGCCCTTATTCAAGTGGACGCCGATCCCAACCTGTGGCGCGAGATGCTGGACCTGTCCGCGGACGCGCACGCCGAGGGCGCCCGGCTCTACCCGCAGGTCGCGGCTCGGCCGTTCGGCATGATGATCGGATTTCAGGGTCATCACGGCTTCAGTCACCGGCCCACCTACCGCCGGCTGGCGGCCGAGTGCGAGCGCGAGGAACTCGCACAGCGCCTGGCGGACCCGGCGGTGAAGGCGGCGATCCTGGCCGACGACGACCTGCCCGCCGACCCGACGCTGTTGTTCGACGGGATGTTCGCTCTGGTCCAGCATTCACTCAAGCGGCTGTACGCGCTGGGCGACCCACCCGATTACGAACCGACCCCGGACCGCACCGTCGCGGCCATCGCCGAGGCCCGCGGCGAGGACCCGCTGTCCACGCTGTACGACCTCATGCTCGAGCGGGACGCGACCGCGATGCTGATGCTGCCGCTGTTCAATTACGCCGAAGGCAACTGCGACGCGATCCGCGAGATGCTGCTGCACCCGGCCGGTGTGCTCGGGCTTTCCGACGGCGGCGCCCATTGCGGGATGATCTGCGACGCTTCGTATCCCACCTTCCTGCTGACGCACTGGGCCCGGGACCGGCGCCGGGGCGAGAAGCTTTCGCTGGAGTACGTGATCCGCAAGCAGTCCCGCGATACCGCGCACCTCTTCGGCCTCACCGACCGGGGCACCATCGAGCCGGGCAAGAAGGCCGACCTCAACGTCATCGACTTGGACGCCCTGACGCTGCATCCCGCCGCGATGGCCTTCGACCTGCCCGCCGGCGGAAACCGGATCCTGCAGGGAGCCAGCGGCTACGCGGCCACCGTCGTCAGCGGGACCGTGACCCGGCGCGACGATGTCGACACCGGGGCCCGTCCCGGCCGGCTGGTACGCGGAGCGCGTTAA
- a CDS encoding phosphotransferase encodes MRNPVSQAVSAVGLAAHLGRGVGRVATDAFVGGRFGLPRRVQDIDAAVLSRLMGTTVRSIRVLGSDAGTSTRARLVLTGKNVPDSVFVKLAAKSAATRLMGELGRLGQTEVLFYSRLAPQVVGAPYAYGAAFDPWTGRYLVVLEDLPAETCVFPDTLHPLSLEQAGLIVELLADLHATFWERRPRDTRGPLGWVYTPSGDVTSLLTGSLMHAAIKRLAERTDIPVENGRFIADNYRAVAALIDTPPHTLMHGDAHPGNMYFHGGKAGLLDWQAVRRGHPSRELAYTLITSLTPEDRRATQRELLDDYRRALAAAGGPELDRDDLWLRFRQAALYAYVAPLITAGMGGMQVEDIAMEGLRRGVAALDDLETVAALKSSLSST; translated from the coding sequence ATGAGAAACCCTGTGTCACAGGCGGTTTCGGCCGTCGGCCTGGCCGCTCACCTGGGCCGCGGCGTGGGCCGGGTAGCCACCGACGCATTCGTCGGTGGCCGGTTCGGACTGCCCCGCCGGGTTCAGGACATCGACGCGGCGGTGCTCTCGAGGCTGATGGGCACCACCGTGCGGTCGATCCGCGTCCTTGGCAGCGACGCGGGAACGTCGACGCGAGCGCGGCTGGTATTGACCGGGAAGAACGTCCCCGACTCGGTGTTCGTCAAGCTCGCGGCGAAGTCGGCGGCCACCCGCCTGATGGGCGAGTTGGGCCGGCTCGGGCAGACCGAGGTGCTGTTTTACAGCCGGCTCGCCCCGCAAGTCGTGGGCGCTCCGTATGCCTACGGCGCGGCGTTCGATCCGTGGACCGGGCGCTACCTCGTGGTGCTCGAAGACCTTCCCGCCGAGACGTGCGTGTTCCCCGACACCTTGCACCCGCTGTCGTTGGAGCAGGCCGGACTGATCGTCGAACTGCTGGCGGATCTGCACGCCACCTTCTGGGAACGCCGACCCCGCGACACGCGCGGCCCGCTGGGCTGGGTCTACACGCCCTCCGGCGACGTCACCTCCCTGCTGACAGGCTCGCTCATGCACGCCGCCATCAAGCGCCTCGCCGAGCGCACCGACATCCCCGTCGAGAACGGCCGCTTCATCGCCGACAATTACCGTGCGGTCGCCGCCCTCATCGACACTCCCCCACACACCCTCATGCACGGCGACGCCCACCCGGGCAACATGTACTTCCACGGCGGCAAGGCCGGCCTGCTGGACTGGCAGGCGGTGCGGCGCGGGCACCCGTCCCGGGAACTGGCCTACACGCTGATCACCAGCCTCACGCCCGAAGATCGCCGGGCCACCCAGCGCGAGCTGCTCGACGACTACCGCCGCGCGCTCGCCGCGGCCGGCGGGCCCGAGCTGGACCGCGACGACCTCTGGCTGAGGTTCCGCCAGGCCGCGCTGTATGCCTACGTCGCCCCGCTGATCACGGCGGGAATGGGCGGCATGCAGGTCGAAGACATCGCCATGGAAGGGTTGCGGCGCGGCGTCGCGGCGCTCGACGACCTGGAAACGGTCGCGGCGCTGAAGAGTTCGCTCTCCAGCACGTAA
- a CDS encoding TetR/AcrR family transcriptional regulator, with product MEPSRRWGDDRAILDDEEARRRILDAAGRCIVRRGNTQFRMGEVADEAGVSRSTVYRYFPGRDDVLLDLILARVDRALGELVRSLAAPDDPARSVPEMILARVESVDGDPLNEALFAAESTAVATALERGSEPIVETLLRHYEPLLERWTSAGRLHADLDPRSVVQWLHATTLFLLAPSWRHRPVADKREFVEKFVVRALVPNIRQ from the coding sequence ATGGAACCGAGCCGTCGGTGGGGCGACGACCGCGCGATCCTCGACGACGAAGAGGCGCGCAGGCGCATCCTGGACGCCGCGGGCCGCTGCATCGTGCGACGCGGTAACACCCAGTTCCGGATGGGCGAGGTGGCCGACGAGGCGGGAGTGTCGCGGTCCACTGTGTACCGGTACTTCCCCGGCCGCGACGACGTCCTGCTGGATCTGATCTTGGCGCGCGTCGACCGCGCGCTCGGCGAGTTGGTGCGCTCACTGGCCGCCCCGGACGATCCCGCGCGTTCGGTGCCCGAGATGATCTTGGCGCGCGTCGAATCGGTGGACGGCGACCCACTGAACGAGGCGCTGTTCGCCGCCGAGAGCACCGCCGTGGCGACGGCGCTCGAGAGGGGTTCGGAGCCCATCGTGGAGACGCTGTTGCGCCACTACGAACCGTTGCTGGAGCGGTGGACATCGGCGGGCCGCCTGCATGCGGACCTCGATCCGCGGTCGGTCGTCCAATGGCTGCACGCGACGACGTTGTTTCTGCTCGCGCCCTCGTGGCGACACCGCCCGGTCGCCGACAAACGCGAGTTCGTCGAGAAGTTCGTGGTACGCGCCCTGGTGCCGAACATCAGACAATAA
- a CDS encoding ATP-binding protein produces the protein MGAQLGTMGCSDHQPHSAANLGDRSRFVRNRVPTDARSAARARAEFATWLETHLARDADRFSDVLLAVNEAIANAAEFAYCDASRRGTLDVSAAYDHRSDGLAVTVDDRGRWRHKVPALHHQQLRGRGIPLMEALADEVTIDRTPQGTRVTLTWTALTRRP, from the coding sequence ATGGGGGCACAGCTGGGAACGATGGGGTGTTCTGATCATCAGCCGCACAGCGCGGCGAACCTCGGTGATCGGTCCCGCTTTGTACGGAACCGCGTCCCCACCGACGCCCGCAGCGCCGCCCGGGCCCGCGCCGAGTTCGCGACCTGGCTCGAAACGCACCTCGCCCGCGACGCCGACCGGTTCAGCGACGTGTTGCTGGCGGTGAACGAAGCCATCGCCAACGCCGCGGAATTCGCCTATTGCGACGCCTCCCGGCGCGGGACGCTGGACGTGAGTGCGGCCTATGACCACCGATCCGACGGCCTGGCCGTCACCGTCGACGATCGCGGCCGCTGGCGCCACAAAGTTCCGGCACTGCACCATCAGCAGCTCCGCGGGCGCGGCATCCCGCTCATGGAGGCACTGGCTGACGAAGTGACCATCGACCGCACGCCGCAGGGCACCCGCGTCACGCTGACCTGGACCGCCCTGACCCGACGACCCTAG
- a CDS encoding STAS domain-containing protein, protein MGEQTGDPIDPTAFAVGKQQVDQAVVLTVSGEVDMLSSPHLADAIQTALGTKPAALIVDLSKVDFLASAGMTVLVTAQAEAEPPTRFAVVANGSATSRPIKLMGIDSVLALYSSLDDALSGVAAG, encoded by the coding sequence ATGGGCGAACAAACCGGCGATCCAATCGATCCGACCGCTTTCGCAGTAGGAAAACAGCAGGTAGATCAGGCGGTCGTGCTCACCGTCTCGGGTGAGGTGGACATGCTCAGCTCGCCGCATCTGGCCGACGCGATCCAGACGGCGCTCGGGACCAAACCCGCCGCGCTCATCGTCGACCTCTCCAAAGTCGACTTCTTGGCATCGGCGGGGATGACCGTCCTGGTCACGGCGCAGGCGGAGGCCGAGCCGCCCACCCGGTTCGCGGTCGTCGCCAACGGGTCCGCGACGAGCCGGCCGATCAAACTGATGGGCATCGACAGCGTGCTCGCGCTCTACAGCTCGCTCGACGACGCGCTGAGCGGCGTCGCTGCTGGGTGA
- a CDS encoding catalase family peroxidase has translation MEPDDRSGEPDDPPGDVESTRPVADAVSRRRALLGMGAVAGIAAVDVGGFAYAGGWLRPGALTPPRFADRFEHVYGRHDGFRRNHAKGLSAVGTFASTGAGAAICRAAVLRAGSVPLIGRFSLSGGLPDQADARTTVRGLGLLFQGPGGQQWRTAMVNIPVFPDRTPQGFYDRLLASQPVPGTGKPDPDKMAAFLDRHPETVAAMKVIKQAPPSAGFADSAFYGLNAFRFTSAAGATVPVRWAAVPQQAAGTPGPTGGKDYLFDDLIRVLAQRPLSWRLVLTIGEPGDPTNDATKPWPVARRTVDAGTITITAVQTEAPGNARDINFDPLVLPDGIAASDDPLLAARSAVYARSFTRRAEEPKTPSAVDVSRVLR, from the coding sequence ATGGAGCCCGATGATCGCAGTGGCGAGCCGGACGACCCGCCCGGCGACGTTGAGTCCACCCGGCCCGTTGCCGACGCGGTGTCACGCCGGCGGGCGTTGCTGGGCATGGGGGCCGTGGCGGGGATCGCCGCGGTCGATGTGGGCGGGTTCGCCTACGCCGGCGGCTGGCTGCGGCCCGGCGCGCTGACCCCACCGCGATTCGCCGACCGCTTCGAACACGTCTACGGACGCCACGACGGTTTCCGCCGGAACCACGCCAAGGGTCTGAGCGCGGTGGGAACCTTCGCGAGCACCGGCGCCGGGGCGGCGATCTGCCGGGCCGCGGTCTTGCGCGCGGGGAGCGTCCCGTTGATCGGCCGGTTCTCCCTGTCGGGGGGACTGCCCGATCAGGCGGACGCGCGCACCACGGTCAGGGGACTCGGCCTGCTCTTCCAGGGTCCCGGCGGCCAGCAATGGCGCACCGCAATGGTCAACATCCCCGTCTTCCCGGACCGCACCCCGCAGGGGTTCTACGACCGGCTGCTGGCGTCCCAACCCGTACCGGGGACCGGCAAGCCCGACCCCGACAAGATGGCCGCCTTCCTCGATCGCCATCCCGAGACCGTCGCGGCGATGAAGGTGATCAAGCAGGCCCCGCCGAGCGCGGGGTTCGCCGACAGCGCCTTTTATGGCCTGAACGCGTTCCGGTTCACCAGCGCCGCCGGGGCGACGGTTCCGGTCCGCTGGGCTGCCGTCCCGCAGCAAGCGGCGGGCACTCCGGGGCCGACGGGCGGCAAGGACTACCTGTTCGACGACCTGATCCGCGTGCTGGCCCAGCGACCGCTGAGTTGGCGGCTGGTCCTTACCATCGGCGAGCCCGGCGACCCGACGAACGACGCCACGAAACCGTGGCCGGTGGCCCGCCGCACCGTCGATGCCGGCACCATCACCATCACCGCCGTACAGACCGAGGCTCCCGGCAACGCGCGCGACATCAACTTCGACCCGCTGGTCCTGCCGGACGGCATCGCCGCATCCGACGACCCGCTGCTGGCCGCGCGATCGGCGGTCTACGCCCGCTCGTTCACCCGCCGCGCCGAGGAACCCAAGACACCCAGCGCCGTCGACGTCTCCCGGGTGCTCCGGTGA
- a CDS encoding cytochrome b, translating into MTGGTAATRFALPSRVLHWLMAPMVIAQLLIGVTMVASLSYYPLLLAIHRPLGILILAFAVVRLANRLRHRPPPFLSTMSRAERRVATWSEYLLYALLLLQPLTGWATLSAARVPVTLVGPLRLPGIAPQSIDVFAVLRECHGALALLLFLTFTAHMCAVLFHTLVLRDRLLDRMALWRGRPAAAQPDHAEL; encoded by the coding sequence GTGACGGGAGGCACCGCGGCGACCCGGTTCGCGCTGCCGTCCCGCGTGCTGCACTGGCTGATGGCGCCGATGGTCATCGCGCAACTGCTCATCGGTGTCACCATGGTCGCGTCCCTGAGCTACTACCCGCTACTGCTGGCCATCCACCGGCCGCTGGGCATCCTGATCCTGGCGTTTGCCGTCGTGCGGCTGGCGAATCGGCTCAGACACCGCCCGCCACCGTTCCTGTCCACCATGAGCCGGGCGGAACGGCGGGTTGCGACGTGGTCGGAATACCTGCTGTACGCCCTGCTGTTGCTGCAACCCCTGACCGGGTGGGCCACGCTGTCGGCCGCGCGGGTTCCCGTCACGTTGGTCGGGCCGCTGCGATTGCCGGGCATCGCGCCGCAGAGCATCGACGTGTTCGCGGTGCTGCGCGAGTGCCACGGCGCCTTGGCGTTGCTGCTGTTCCTGACGTTCACCGCGCACATGTGCGCGGTCCTCTTCCACACGCTCGTTCTGCGGGACCGGCTCCTCGATCGCATGGCGCTGTGGCGCGGCAGACCCGCCGCCGCGCAGCCCGATCACGCCGAGCTCTGA
- a CDS encoding fructose bisphosphate aldolase — protein sequence MPNQQQADRMTSGKGFIAALDQSGGSTPKALRLYGIQDDAYSSEEEMFDLIHQMRSRIITSPAFTGDRVLAAILFEQTMDREIAGKPSTTYLWETKGVVPILKIDKGLAESSDDVQLMKPIPGLDGLLERAVGLGVFGTKERSVIGGANNKGIAAVVAQQFELARQVLSHGLVPIIEPEVTISIPDKAEAEAILRDEITKQLENVPDGQRVMLKLSLPSEVNYYRPLIEHPRVMRVVALSGGYSREEANELLAKNTGLIASFSRALTEGLTVDQSDEQFNATLDKAIQSIYDASVAG from the coding sequence ATGCCGAACCAGCAGCAAGCCGACCGGATGACGTCAGGCAAGGGGTTCATCGCGGCGCTCGACCAGAGCGGCGGCTCCACGCCCAAGGCGCTGCGCCTCTACGGCATCCAGGACGACGCGTACTCGTCCGAGGAGGAGATGTTCGACCTCATCCACCAGATGCGCTCGCGGATCATCACCTCCCCGGCGTTCACCGGTGACCGCGTGCTGGCCGCCATCCTGTTCGAGCAGACGATGGACCGCGAGATCGCGGGCAAACCGTCAACCACCTACCTGTGGGAGACCAAGGGCGTGGTGCCCATCCTCAAAATCGACAAGGGCCTGGCGGAGTCGTCCGACGACGTGCAGCTGATGAAGCCGATCCCCGGCCTGGACGGCCTGCTCGAGCGGGCGGTCGGCCTGGGTGTTTTCGGCACCAAGGAGCGCTCGGTGATCGGCGGCGCCAACAACAAGGGCATCGCCGCCGTGGTCGCCCAGCAGTTCGAGTTGGCCCGCCAGGTGCTCTCGCACGGTCTGGTGCCGATCATCGAACCTGAGGTCACCATCTCGATCCCGGACAAGGCCGAGGCCGAGGCGATCCTGCGCGACGAGATCACCAAGCAACTCGAGAACGTGCCCGACGGGCAGCGCGTGATGCTCAAGCTGAGCTTGCCCAGCGAGGTCAACTACTACCGCCCCCTGATCGAACACCCGAGGGTGATGCGGGTGGTCGCGCTCTCCGGGGGCTATTCGCGCGAAGAGGCCAACGAGCTGTTGGCGAAGAACACCGGATTGATCGCCAGCTTCAGCCGCGCGCTGACCGAGGGGCTCACGGTCGATCAGTCCGATGAGCAGTTCAACGCCACGCTGGACAAGGCGATCCAGTCGATTTACGACGCCTCGGTCGCCGGCTGA
- a CDS encoding DUF190 domain-containing protein, which translates to MDEDSLKLTTYLAERRRTDDGFVSDALLDLCTRHRIACAVVLRGIGGFGTGRHLRTDESLTLSEDPPVAIVAVDTRAKIEALLDPVLAIKRRGLVTLERARLLREHVGPLELPDELREAVKLTVYVGRKERVNGTPAYIAICDLLHRRRIAGASVLLGVDGVTDGQRHRARFIGRNANVPMMILAVGSGERIARVLPELAALLRRPMFTLERVRVCKRDGELLERPHELPGVDERGLPLFQKLTIYTSESALHEGAPIHRAIVRRLRLHEAPDGATVLRGIWGYHGDHRPHGDKFLSLRRRVPVVTIVVDTPANIAETFDVIDELTRDEGLVTSEMVPAVVSDEHDSGDGPPRMAHHRY; encoded by the coding sequence ATGGACGAGGACAGCCTGAAGCTCACCACCTATCTGGCTGAGCGTCGGCGAACCGATGACGGCTTCGTGTCCGATGCGCTGCTCGACCTGTGTACGCGGCATCGCATCGCCTGTGCCGTGGTGCTGCGCGGCATAGGCGGCTTCGGTACCGGGCGCCACCTGAGGACCGACGAGTCATTGACGTTGTCCGAGGATCCGCCCGTCGCGATCGTCGCGGTCGACACCAGGGCGAAAATCGAGGCCCTGCTCGACCCGGTGCTTGCCATCAAGCGGCGCGGCCTGGTCACCTTGGAGCGGGCGCGGTTGCTGCGCGAACACGTCGGGCCGCTGGAGCTGCCCGACGAATTGCGCGAAGCCGTCAAGCTGACCGTCTACGTCGGCCGCAAGGAACGGGTCAACGGCACCCCGGCCTACATCGCCATCTGCGATCTCCTGCACCGGCGTCGCATCGCGGGTGCATCGGTGCTGCTGGGGGTCGACGGCGTCACCGACGGGCAGCGGCACCGGGCGCGCTTCATCGGCCGGAACGCCAACGTGCCGATGATGATCCTCGCCGTCGGCTCCGGTGAGCGCATCGCGAGGGTCCTGCCGGAACTGGCGGCGCTGCTGCGCCGCCCGATGTTCACGCTGGAGCGGGTCCGCGTGTGCAAACGCGACGGCGAACTACTGGAACGGCCGCACGAGCTGCCCGGGGTCGACGAGCGTGGCTTGCCGCTGTTCCAGAAATTGACGATCTACACGTCCGAGTCGGCCCTACACGAGGGCGCGCCGATTCACCGCGCGATCGTGCGGCGGCTTCGACTGCACGAAGCGCCCGACGGGGCGACCGTGCTGCGGGGCATCTGGGGATACCACGGTGACCATCGACCGCACGGTGACAAGTTCCTGTCGCTGCGCCGCCGCGTCCCCGTGGTGACCATCGTCGTGGACACCCCCGCCAACATCGCCGAAACCTTCGATGTGATCGACGAATTGACGCGCGACGAGGGGCTGGTGACGAGCGAGATGGTGCCCGCCGTGGTGTCAGACGAACACGATAGCGGCGACGGCCCGCCGCGCATGGCCCACCACCGCTACTAG
- a CDS encoding sulfotransferase family protein gives MNLQDRFAPERLIAAACEEAGSDDFGAEGWRPGLHRLTDGLINDARLSDIGVEIAHLDIMRALKNRLGVIAWRKQHPEIAAKPVAAPIFIVGQPRTGTTILYDLLAQDPELRAPLTWEVDEPCPVPRPETYHDDPRIAQTQASIDMSEQIMPGFLAFHPMGALVGQECVRITAGEFVSMIFSVQYRLPSYYRWLLYDADHTGAYRFHRIFLQHLQSGVPGQWLLKSPAHLWQLDTLLAEYPDALIVQTHRDPLNVISSIAALTHHLRRMCSDESSIAECAAQSYEEIVVGLQREMALRDSGAVPADRVIDVQYRDFVNDPWTTIKDIYQRLDRELRPEAEQRMREFLAAHPGDGGRGRYTWSDTGLREDEVRERVRAYQDRYAVPTEKLR, from the coding sequence ATGAACCTGCAGGACCGATTCGCCCCCGAACGGCTGATCGCCGCGGCCTGCGAGGAGGCCGGAAGCGACGACTTCGGCGCCGAGGGGTGGCGGCCCGGGCTGCATCGCCTCACCGACGGTCTGATCAACGACGCGCGGCTGTCGGACATCGGCGTGGAGATCGCCCACCTCGACATCATGCGCGCCCTGAAGAACCGCCTGGGCGTAATCGCCTGGCGCAAGCAGCATCCCGAGATCGCCGCCAAGCCGGTCGCGGCGCCGATTTTCATCGTCGGGCAGCCCCGGACCGGGACCACCATCCTCTACGACCTGCTCGCTCAGGACCCGGAGCTGCGCGCCCCGTTGACATGGGAGGTCGACGAGCCCTGTCCGGTTCCGCGGCCCGAGACCTATCACGACGATCCGCGTATCGCGCAGACGCAGGCCAGCATCGACATGTCCGAGCAGATCATGCCGGGCTTTCTGGCCTTTCATCCGATGGGCGCCCTGGTCGGGCAGGAGTGCGTGCGCATCACCGCCGGAGAATTCGTCAGCATGATCTTCTCGGTGCAGTACCGTCTGCCGAGCTACTACCGCTGGCTGCTGTATGATGCCGACCACACCGGCGCCTACCGCTTCCACCGAATCTTCTTGCAACACTTGCAGTCCGGCGTGCCCGGTCAATGGTTGCTCAAGTCTCCGGCGCACCTGTGGCAGCTCGACACATTGCTGGCCGAATACCCCGACGCGTTGATCGTGCAGACTCACCGCGACCCGCTCAACGTGATCTCGTCGATCGCCGCCCTGACCCACCACCTGCGCCGAATGTGCAGCGACGAGTCCAGCATCGCCGAGTGCGCGGCGCAGTCCTATGAGGAGATCGTCGTCGGGCTGCAGCGCGAGATGGCCCTGCGCGACAGCGGGGCGGTGCCGGCCGACCGCGTGATCGACGTGCAATACCGCGACTTCGTCAACGACCCGTGGACCACCATCAAGGACATCTACCAGCGGCTGGATCGCGAGCTGCGACCCGAGGCCGAGCAGAGGATGCGTGAGTTCCTGGCCGCCCACCCGGGCGACGGCGGGCGCGGCCGCTACACGTGGTCGGACACCGGCCTGCGAGAGGACGAGGTGCGCGAGCGGGTGCGCGCCTACCAGGACCGCTACGCGGTGCCGACCGAGAAGCTGCGTTGA
- a CDS encoding DUF1214 domain-containing protein, whose protein sequence is MSQEPASPDPVAPKTRAAWQFFQQMLADVTKIVTEDAESERELLEGLRLIARVSSLCAQMSVEADAERPFFFDMCSPNRMVGGPNPDGNYYLAMIRGDRSYRVSGSRGTSAYLGLQVLAGTGLTPRRMAGYVRDGDLAMDLGEFALVLSADEPSDLAGAQWVQIPADASSLVVREYIGDRAHERLATLRIEALDPAPLTPLTDAELADQFTAMAWSLMKLATLHRSIKPELLDMPNTLLTAEAASLGAADTTPDNLYMIGTYRLQPDEALVLDIAPPDTRYWNVTLESIWHECLEPRARHSSVTNCGVVPDADGRVRIAVSAKNFGAGHWLDTGGRQRGFVVLRWLDNPSPPEVTVSVRQCEEPV, encoded by the coding sequence ATGTCTCAGGAACCCGCTTCGCCCGATCCGGTGGCCCCGAAGACGCGCGCCGCGTGGCAGTTCTTCCAGCAGATGCTCGCGGACGTGACGAAGATCGTCACCGAGGACGCCGAGTCCGAGCGGGAGCTGCTTGAAGGGTTGCGGCTGATCGCGCGCGTCTCGTCCCTGTGCGCGCAAATGTCGGTCGAGGCCGATGCCGAGCGGCCCTTTTTCTTCGATATGTGTTCGCCGAACCGCATGGTCGGCGGCCCCAACCCCGACGGCAACTATTACCTGGCGATGATCCGTGGCGACCGGAGCTACCGGGTGAGCGGTTCCCGGGGCACCAGCGCCTACCTGGGGCTGCAGGTCCTGGCCGGCACGGGACTCACACCGCGCCGCATGGCCGGATATGTCCGCGACGGCGACTTGGCAATGGACTTAGGCGAATTCGCGCTCGTGCTCTCGGCGGACGAACCCTCGGACCTCGCCGGTGCGCAGTGGGTGCAGATCCCCGCCGACGCCTCGTCGTTGGTGGTCCGCGAATACATCGGTGATCGCGCGCACGAGAGGTTGGCCACGCTGCGGATCGAGGCCTTGGATCCCGCCCCCCTGACGCCGCTGACGGACGCCGAGCTCGCCGATCAGTTCACCGCGATGGCCTGGTCGTTGATGAAGCTCGCGACACTGCACCGCAGCATCAAGCCGGAGCTGCTCGACATGCCGAACACGCTGCTGACCGCCGAGGCCGCGAGCCTGGGCGCCGCGGACACCACACCGGACAACCTGTACATGATCGGGACCTACCGGCTTCAACCCGACGAGGCCCTGGTGCTCGACATCGCGCCCCCCGACACCCGGTACTGGAACGTCACGCTGGAAAGCATCTGGCACGAGTGCCTGGAACCGCGCGCCCGGCACAGCTCGGTGACGAACTGCGGCGTGGTGCCCGACGCCGACGGCCGGGTGCGGATCGCGGTGTCTGCCAAGAATTTCGGAGCCGGCCACTGGCTTGACACCGGTGGCAGGCAGCGAGGCTTCGTCGTCTTGCGCTGGCTGGACAACCCCAGCCCTCCCGAGGTGACGGTGTCGGTGCGCCAGTGTGAGGAGCCGGTATGA